The following are from one region of the Calypte anna isolate BGI_N300 chromosome 13, bCalAnn1_v1.p, whole genome shotgun sequence genome:
- the G3BP1 gene encoding ras GTPase-activating protein-binding protein 1 isoform X2, translating to MVMEKPSPLLVGREFVRQYYTLLNQAPDYLHRFYGKNSSYVHGGLDSNGKPADAVYGQSDIHKKVLSLNFKDCHTKIRHVDAHATLNDGVVVQVMGELSNNMQPVRRFMQTFVLAPEGSVANKFYVHNDIFRYQDEVFGDSDTEPPEESEEEGEEPEERQQTPEAVPDDTGAYYEQTVSNDIEEHLEETAAEAEPEPEPEPEQEPEPEVQEEKPEPVLEEAAPEETVEKSPSPAPADPAPAVQEDSRTFSWASVTSKNLPPSGAVPVSGIPPHVVKVPVSQPRPEAKPESQTPPQRPQRDQRVREQRTSIPPQRGPRPIREGEQGDVETRRIVRYPDSHQLFVGNLPHDVDKTELKDFFQSYGNVVELRINSGGKLPNFGFVVFDDPEPVQKILSNRPIMFRGEVRLNVEEKKTRAAREGDRRDNRPRGPGGTRGGLGGGIRGPPRGGMSQKPGFGAGRGIGQRQ from the exons ATGGTGATGGAGAAGCCAAGTCCCCTGCTGGTCGGGCGGGAATTCGTGAGGCAGTACTATACTCTGCTGAACCAAGCACCTGACTATTTGCACAG GTTTTATGGAAAGAACTCTTCCTATGTACATGGTGGCTTGGATTCCAATGGAAAGCCAGCTGATGCAGTCTATGGGCAGTCT GACATCCACAAGAAGGTGCTGTCATTAAACTTCAAGGACTGCCACACGAAGATTCGTCACGTGGATGCCCATGCGACCCTCAACGATGGGGTTGTTGTCCAGGTGATGGGAGAGCTCTCCAATAACATGCAGCCCGTGCGCAGATTCATGCAGACGTTTGTGCTTGCACCTGAG GGTTCTGTTGCAAACAAGTTCTATGTCCACAACGATATCTTCCGCTACCAAGATGAGGTTTTTGGTGACTCGGACACTGAGCCTCCAGAGG AATcggaggaggaaggggaggaaccTGAGGAAAGACAGCAGACACCTGAGGCTGTTCCTGATGATACTGGTGCTTATTACGAGCAGACTGTCAg CAATGACATTGAGGAACACCTGGAAGAAactgctgcagaagcagaaccTGAGCCAGAGCCAGAACCTGAACAGGAACCTGAACCAGAGgtgcaggaagaaaaacctGAGCCGGTGTTAGAGGAGGCAGCTCCAGAAGAGACTGTGGAAAAgagtccttctccagctcctgctgatcCAGCCCCTGCAGTGCAAGAGGACTCAAGG acattttcctgGGCATCAGTAACCAGCAAGAACCTCCCTCCCAGTGGAGCTGTTCCAGTATCAGGAATACCACCTCATGTGGTGAAAGTACCTGTCTCACAG CCCCGCCCTGAGGCAAAGCCTGAATCCCAGACCCCACCTCAGAGACCTCAGAGGGATCAGCGAGTGAGGGAGCAACGAACAAGCATCCCACCACAGAGGGGTCCTAGACCAA TTCGTGAGGGTGAACAAGGTGATGTGGAAACCAGACGGATTGTGAGATACCCAGACAGCCATCAGCTCTTTGTTGGAAACCTTCCTCACGATGTGGATAAGACTGAACTTAAAGACTTTTTCCAAA GCTATGGCAATGTTGTTGAACTCCGCATCAACAGTGGTGGAAAGCTCCCCAATTTTGGGTTTGTGGTATTTGATGATCCTGAACCAGTTCAGAAGATCCTTAGCAACAGG CCCATCATGTTCAGGGGAGAGGTGCGCCTGAACgtggaggagaagaaaacccGAGCTGCCAGGGAGGGTGACCGCAGAGATAACAGACCCCGTGGACCTGGAGGCACTCGTGGGGGGCTGGGAGGTGGGATTCGAGGGCCTCCACGTGGAGGAATGTCCCAGAAGCCAGGATTTGGAGCTGGAAGGGGGATCGGGCAACGCCAGTGA
- the G3BP1 gene encoding ras GTPase-activating protein-binding protein 1 isoform X1, translated as MVMEKPSPLLVGREFVRQYYTLLNQAPDYLHRFYGKNSSYVHGGLDSNGKPADAVYGQSDIHKKVLSLNFKDCHTKIRHVDAHATLNDGVVVQVMGELSNNMQPVRRFMQTFVLAPEGSVANKFYVHNDIFRYQDEVFGDSDTEPPEESEEEGEEPEERQQTPEAVPDDTGAYYEQTVSNDIEEHLEETAAEAEPEPEPEPEQEPEPEVQEEKPEPVLEEAAPEETVEKSPSPAPADPAPAVQEDSRTFSWASVTSKNLPPSGAVPVSGIPPHVVKVPVSQPRPEAKPESQTPPQRPQRDQRVREQRTSIPPQRGPRPIREGEQGDVETRRIVRYPDSHQLFVGNLPHDVDKTELKDFFQKLGFSLAGYGNVVELRINSGGKLPNFGFVVFDDPEPVQKILSNRPIMFRGEVRLNVEEKKTRAAREGDRRDNRPRGPGGTRGGLGGGIRGPPRGGMSQKPGFGAGRGIGQRQ; from the exons ATGGTGATGGAGAAGCCAAGTCCCCTGCTGGTCGGGCGGGAATTCGTGAGGCAGTACTATACTCTGCTGAACCAAGCACCTGACTATTTGCACAG GTTTTATGGAAAGAACTCTTCCTATGTACATGGTGGCTTGGATTCCAATGGAAAGCCAGCTGATGCAGTCTATGGGCAGTCT GACATCCACAAGAAGGTGCTGTCATTAAACTTCAAGGACTGCCACACGAAGATTCGTCACGTGGATGCCCATGCGACCCTCAACGATGGGGTTGTTGTCCAGGTGATGGGAGAGCTCTCCAATAACATGCAGCCCGTGCGCAGATTCATGCAGACGTTTGTGCTTGCACCTGAG GGTTCTGTTGCAAACAAGTTCTATGTCCACAACGATATCTTCCGCTACCAAGATGAGGTTTTTGGTGACTCGGACACTGAGCCTCCAGAGG AATcggaggaggaaggggaggaaccTGAGGAAAGACAGCAGACACCTGAGGCTGTTCCTGATGATACTGGTGCTTATTACGAGCAGACTGTCAg CAATGACATTGAGGAACACCTGGAAGAAactgctgcagaagcagaaccTGAGCCAGAGCCAGAACCTGAACAGGAACCTGAACCAGAGgtgcaggaagaaaaacctGAGCCGGTGTTAGAGGAGGCAGCTCCAGAAGAGACTGTGGAAAAgagtccttctccagctcctgctgatcCAGCCCCTGCAGTGCAAGAGGACTCAAGG acattttcctgGGCATCAGTAACCAGCAAGAACCTCCCTCCCAGTGGAGCTGTTCCAGTATCAGGAATACCACCTCATGTGGTGAAAGTACCTGTCTCACAG CCCCGCCCTGAGGCAAAGCCTGAATCCCAGACCCCACCTCAGAGACCTCAGAGGGATCAGCGAGTGAGGGAGCAACGAACAAGCATCCCACCACAGAGGGGTCCTAGACCAA TTCGTGAGGGTGAACAAGGTGATGTGGAAACCAGACGGATTGTGAGATACCCAGACAGCCATCAGCTCTTTGTTGGAAACCTTCCTCACGATGTGGATAAGACTGAACTTAAAGACTTTTTCCAAA AACTTGGCTTTTCTCTTGCAGGCTATGGCAATGTTGTTGAACTCCGCATCAACAGTGGTGGAAAGCTCCCCAATTTTGGGTTTGTGGTATTTGATGATCCTGAACCAGTTCAGAAGATCCTTAGCAACAGG CCCATCATGTTCAGGGGAGAGGTGCGCCTGAACgtggaggagaagaaaacccGAGCTGCCAGGGAGGGTGACCGCAGAGATAACAGACCCCGTGGACCTGGAGGCACTCGTGGGGGGCTGGGAGGTGGGATTCGAGGGCCTCCACGTGGAGGAATGTCCCAGAAGCCAGGATTTGGAGCTGGAAGGGGGATCGGGCAACGCCAGTGA
- the G3BP1 gene encoding ras GTPase-activating protein-binding protein 1 isoform X3 yields the protein MVMEKPSPLLVGREFVRQYYTLLNQAPDYLHRFYGKNSSYVHGGLDSNGKPADAVYGQSDIHKKVLSLNFKDCHTKIRHVDAHATLNDGVVVQVMGELSNNMQPVRRFMQTFVLAPEGSVANKFYVHNDIFRYQDEVFGDSDTEPPEESEEEGEEPEERQQTPEAVPDDTGAYYEQTVSNDIEEHLEETAAEAEPEPEPEPEQEPEPEVQEEKPEPVLEEAAPEETVEKSPSPAPADPAPAVQEDSRTFSWASVTSKNLPPSGAVPVSGIPPHVVKVPVSQPRPEAKPESQTPPQRPQRDQRVREQRTSIPPQRGPRPIREGEQGDVETRRIVRYPDSHQLFVGNLPHDVDKTELKDFFQTHHVQGRGAPERGGEENPSCQGG from the exons ATGGTGATGGAGAAGCCAAGTCCCCTGCTGGTCGGGCGGGAATTCGTGAGGCAGTACTATACTCTGCTGAACCAAGCACCTGACTATTTGCACAG GTTTTATGGAAAGAACTCTTCCTATGTACATGGTGGCTTGGATTCCAATGGAAAGCCAGCTGATGCAGTCTATGGGCAGTCT GACATCCACAAGAAGGTGCTGTCATTAAACTTCAAGGACTGCCACACGAAGATTCGTCACGTGGATGCCCATGCGACCCTCAACGATGGGGTTGTTGTCCAGGTGATGGGAGAGCTCTCCAATAACATGCAGCCCGTGCGCAGATTCATGCAGACGTTTGTGCTTGCACCTGAG GGTTCTGTTGCAAACAAGTTCTATGTCCACAACGATATCTTCCGCTACCAAGATGAGGTTTTTGGTGACTCGGACACTGAGCCTCCAGAGG AATcggaggaggaaggggaggaaccTGAGGAAAGACAGCAGACACCTGAGGCTGTTCCTGATGATACTGGTGCTTATTACGAGCAGACTGTCAg CAATGACATTGAGGAACACCTGGAAGAAactgctgcagaagcagaaccTGAGCCAGAGCCAGAACCTGAACAGGAACCTGAACCAGAGgtgcaggaagaaaaacctGAGCCGGTGTTAGAGGAGGCAGCTCCAGAAGAGACTGTGGAAAAgagtccttctccagctcctgctgatcCAGCCCCTGCAGTGCAAGAGGACTCAAGG acattttcctgGGCATCAGTAACCAGCAAGAACCTCCCTCCCAGTGGAGCTGTTCCAGTATCAGGAATACCACCTCATGTGGTGAAAGTACCTGTCTCACAG CCCCGCCCTGAGGCAAAGCCTGAATCCCAGACCCCACCTCAGAGACCTCAGAGGGATCAGCGAGTGAGGGAGCAACGAACAAGCATCCCACCACAGAGGGGTCCTAGACCAA TTCGTGAGGGTGAACAAGGTGATGTGGAAACCAGACGGATTGTGAGATACCCAGACAGCCATCAGCTCTTTGTTGGAAACCTTCCTCACGATGTGGATAAGACTGAACTTAAAGACTTTTTCCAAA CCCATCATGTTCAGGGGAGAGGTGCGCCTGAACgtggaggagaagaaaacccGAGCTGCCAGGGAGGGTGA